In Nicotiana tabacum cultivar K326 chromosome 17, ASM71507v2, whole genome shotgun sequence, one DNA window encodes the following:
- the LOC107802181 gene encoding uncharacterized protein LOC107802181 has protein sequence MTENSVKQANEEMMRNTMEYIMETSSDSSSQSKMVSFIDLNEDNKRESEEEEEEAAIEVSVENSSEKTTDEGNSENYNNSCGDGSGRVEKKNVRHYVRSKMPRLRWTPELHRSFVHAIETLGGQERATPKLVLQLMNVRGLSIAHVKSHLQMYRSKKLDESGQVLGRNRAMQGRSYFYRNVGQRYNPLQDFKMKNGAIVLARNFNYDHDHVKGHFRNSFSRPPYDQTKDIFSRYLQWSSNQGGLLNNTTREKLSTPRQFQKNGGHEIGSIRSSQFREEKRWPPSVFIANQWEEKNSDFSNICSAKNSQYLLQQNVAQPYSKWNCRYNTLEQNLETPTRLEMKEDKSFTGKGWLPDLQLRLSRSTESENEKNTHHSKRMDHQSEMNTMLSLSLPTYSLSET, from the exons ATGACTGAAAACTCAGTGAAACAAGCCAATGAAGAGATGATGAGAAATACTATGGAATACATTATGGAAACATCTTCAGATTCTTCCTCCCAAAGCAAAATGGTCTCATTCATTGATCTGAACGAAGACAACAAAAGggaaagtgaagaagaagaagaagaagcagccatTGAGGTTAGTGTGGAAAACAGTAGTGAGAAAACAACAGATGAAGGGAACTCAGAAAATTATAACAATAGCTGCGGTGATGGATCCGGACGTGTTGAAAAGAAAAACGTTAGGCATTATGTTCGATCAAAAATGCCAAGGCTACGTTGGACTCCTGAACTCCATCGCTCCTTTGTGCATGCCATTGAAACGCTGGGTGGTCAAGAAA GAGCCACACCAAAGTTGGTGCTCCAGTTGATGAACGTGAGAGGTCTAAGTATTGCCCATGTAAAAAGTCATTTGCAG ATGTATCGAAGCAAGAAACTTGATGAATCTGGACAAG TGTTAGGTCGTAATAGAGCAATGCAAGGAAGAAGCTATTTCTACAGAAATGTAGGGCAAAGATATAACCCTCTACAAGATTTCAAGATGAAGAATGGTGCCATTGTGTTAGCTAGGAACTTTAACTATGATCATGACCATGTTAAAGGCCATTTTCGAAATTCCTTTTCGAGACCCCCATATGATCAGACCAAGGACATCTTTTCCAG GTACTTGCAGTGGTCTTCCAATCAGGGGGGCTTACTTAATAACACCACTCGAGAAAAGCTATCCACACCAAGACAATTTCAAAAAAATGGAGGCCATGAAATTGGCTCCATCAGGTCAAGCCAATTTCGTGAAGAGAAAAGGTGGCCTCCGAGTGTATTCATCGCCAATCAGTGGGAGGAGAAAAATTCTGATTTTTCCAATATTTGTTCAGCTAAAAACTCCCAATATTTGCTTCAACAAAATGTAGCGCAACCATATTCCAAATGGAATTGCAGATACAATACCCTTGAGCAAAATTTGGAGACACCAACAAGGCTTGAG ATGAAAGAAGACAAGAGTTTCACGGGAAAAGGTTGGCTACCTGATTTGCAACTAAGATTAAGCAGAAGCACAGAAAGCGAGAATGAGAAGAATACTCATCATAGCAAGAGGATGGATCATCAGTCAGAAATGAACACAATGCTTTCTCTTTCTCTGCCTACTTATTCATTAAGTGAAACCTAA